One genomic region from Quercus robur chromosome 4, dhQueRobu3.1, whole genome shotgun sequence encodes:
- the LOC126722113 gene encoding uncharacterized protein LOC126722113, which yields MLFTTPKQFKEAIIEYAVHGGWGIKFMKNDLQRVRAVCQENYKFVAYLAKVPRERSYQLRTLNLEHTCSRNFKNQRCTSSYIGKKLMKKVKRQPNMKLRDIQEAVYEKYTINISVGKASRTRDKARDYVDGAYTQQYNQLWEYCDELRRSSLASTILMKIHTFNEGDLAAESDLVCEVPYFERLYICLEGCKKGFLAGCRPFIGLDVCHLKNKSGGQLITAICRDPNEEYFPLAYVVVEAETKDSWTWFINLLLADIGQNKRWGLVQTFIDNWFINLLLADIGQNKRWVFMIYCRHLYNNFRKDHPGVLIRDMFWRAAKATYKQEFDRVMDELKEIDADAHRWLDSHSTTKWARHMFSEDGLTDTILNNMCESFNSRILKFRSKPIISMLECIRLYLMTRFQENREKGVRLESHICAKVMKRLHKEKLAANRWLACWAGQTQFEVKNNLQSFTVDLATTHCSCRKWNITGIPCAHAIFCIFFNRQDAKQYVHPCYHVSTYRACYEPIIAPINGQNMWRPSDVTPVQPPIKRRPPGRPKKKRVREPYEPTSGKRAGISKQCNTCGKLGHNKRTCKGEIGGNSSLPGTTKKTRTYNKAKTATSTPFAPPQAAMYSPYQFRPATQFAPYPSTQQHNSTPNASHQSGAYHSSNSSNPTLRQKKKRVVTSETLKTSKNASRYMEAIKHARSQSSVQGPRK from the exons ATGCTGTTTACAACACCCAAGCAATTCAAGGAAGCTATAATAGAATATGCAGTTCATGGTGGATGGGGGatcaaatttatgaaaaatgactTGCAAAGGGTAAGAGCTGTCTGCCAGGAAAATTACAAGTTTGTTGCCTATCTAGCAAAGGTGCCAAGGGAGAGGAGCTACCAACTAAGGACATTGAATTTGGAACATACATGCTCTAGAAATTTTAAGAACCAGAGGTGTACTTCATCATACATTGGGAAAAAGTTGATGAAGAAGGTGAAAAGACAGCCCAACATGAAGCTGAGAGACATCCAAGAAGCTGTCTATGAGAAGTATACCATAAACATAAGTGTTGGAAAAGCAAGTAGGACTAGGGATAAGGCTAGAGACTATGTGGATGGGGCTTATACACAACAGTACAACCAGCTATGGGAGTATTGTGATGAATTAAGGAGGTCTAGTCTTGCCAGTACAATACTTATGAAGATACATACCTTCAATGAGGGTGATTTAGCAGCTGAGTCTGATTTGGTGTGTGAAGTGCCTTATTTTGAAAGgctatatatatgtttagaggGATGTAAGAAGGGGTTTCTAGCTGGATGCAGGCCATTCATTGGTTTGGATGTCTGTCATTTGAAAAACAAGTCAGGGGGCCAATTGATTACTGCAATATGCAGAGATCCTAATGAAGAGTATTTCCCACTTGCATATGTAGTGGTAGAGGCTGAAACGAAGGACTCTTGGACCTGGTTCATCAATCTATTACTTGCAGACATAGGCCAGAATAAGAGATGG GGGTTGGTGCAAACATTCATTGACAACTGGTTCATCAATCTATTACTTGCAGACATAGGCCAGAATAAGAGATGGGTGTTTAT GATTTACTGCAGGCACCTCTATAACAACTTCAGGAAGGACCATCCTGGTGTTTTGATTAGAGATATGTTTTGGAGGGCAGCTAAGGCAACTTACAAACAAGAGTTTGATAGGGTGATGGATGAGCTGAAGGAGATTGATGCTGATGCACACAGGTGGTTGGATTCTCACTCAACAACAAAATGGGCCAGACACATGTTTAGTGAGGATGGCTTGACTGACACCATACTCAACAATATGTGTGAGAGCTTCAACAGCAGGATTCTTAAATTCAGATCTAAGCCTATAATTAGCATG CTTGAGTGCATCAGACTATATCTAATGACTAGGTTCCAAGAGAACAGAGAGAAGGGTGTGAGGCTAGAGTCACATATTTGTGCCAAGGTGATGAAAAGGTTGCACAAGGAAAAGCTGGCAGCCAATAGGTGGTTAGCTTGCTGGGCAGGGCAGACACAATTTGAAGTGAAAAATAATTTGCAGAGTTTCACTGTTGACTTGGCCACAACACACTGTAGTTGTAGGAAGTGGAACATAACTGGCATACCATGTGCTCATGCAATCTTCTGCATATTTTTCAACAGACAAGATGCTAAGCAGTATGTTCACCCCTGTTACCATGTATCTACATACAGAGCATGCTACGAGCCAATCATAGCACCAATAAATGGGCAAAATATGTGGAGACCAAGTGATGTGACCCCAGTTCAGCCACCTATCAAAAGAAGACCACCTGGCAGGCCTAAGAAGAAGAGGGTAAGGGAACCTTATGAGCCAACAAGTGGTAAGAGAGCTGGCATCTCTAAACAGTGTAACACTTGTGGTAAGTTAGGGCACAATAAGAGAACTTGCAAGGGGGAGATTGGAGGGAACTCTTCACTGCCAGGCACCACAAAAAAAACTAGGACATATAATAAG GCCAAGACGGCCACATCCACACCATTTGCACCACCCCAAGCTGCCATGTATAGCCCATACCAGTTCAGACCAGCCACTCAGTTTGCACCATATCCCAGTACACAGCAGCATAACTCCACCCCAAATGCATCACACCAATCAGGTGCATATCACAGCTCCAATAGCAGCAACCCAACCTTAaggcagaaaaagaaaagggtggtCACATCAGAGACTCTGAAGACTTCTAAGAATGCATCCAGATACATGGAAGCAATCAAACATGCTAGAAGTCAATCATCTGTGCAAGGTCCAAGGAAATGA